Proteins encoded within one genomic window of Cytophagales bacterium:
- a CDS encoding alkaline phosphatase family protein → MAKPFDRIITVMFENQYRSYVIQNPFLKKLASAGADMTNYFGAFHPSQTNYIASLAAEVCAVTNDTPPVAPLMQQTLVDLLEKKDVSWKAYMEAYPGDPWNPKWKVPGYSKTTPPPIGQFPPEGAADLSRYYRKHNAFASFHTIQKEERRWKRIVSDVEFWQDVANDSLPEYSWFTPDIWNDGHYLYNTHIDTNPRTQLVPQLSAWLEHVFLGQIAYDNIQGGMATGLQNIGLNLDVDLLLTDPKKAWKQSNVPPRTLLVVTFDEADFDAVGYDTSYDGPNQIYTVLLGDMIKPGTVIPTPYNHFNLIRTVEENFNLGSLEKNDKDANWFRFLWDEEFSWSKVEETSFAVGQFLEVAAGKKEELMVFSDKNGVLQQSSLGKKKWDKPSEVGIPAGNGISLTCLNGIYYLVTSDEHQALSLSISKEGSGKWSKPVGLKIKTHGSFAVSSFLDYASAQQKLMLCWVGGDGFMQSMLGDEKGFSGQIIPVGQLTDGTMTLGQVGGSLFLVYKERNTRKMRMTSYNVAPFNAFDAVNFQGDPAPENDTSLHQWAVADYPVGHFARKMAALKDEYQNLGNMTMATASGEMHLVHRGGYPDLSNAYTEIFGLTGIYTASNELTNGYGTLDQAGWTDEREMENVSINIDSPISMTSDGKVLTLVWQDAQSGKIKYRQGSYKD, encoded by the coding sequence ATGGCAAAACCCTTTGATCGCATCATTACGGTGATGTTTGAAAACCAGTATCGCAGTTATGTGATCCAGAATCCATTTTTGAAAAAGCTAGCCTCCGCAGGTGCGGATATGACCAATTATTTTGGTGCTTTTCACCCTTCCCAAACCAATTACATCGCCTCGTTGGCTGCCGAAGTTTGTGCGGTGACCAATGATACCCCACCCGTAGCGCCTCTGATGCAGCAAACCCTGGTGGATTTACTGGAAAAGAAAGACGTGAGTTGGAAGGCCTATATGGAAGCCTATCCAGGCGACCCCTGGAATCCGAAGTGGAAAGTTCCGGGTTACTCAAAAACCACACCGCCTCCCATCGGTCAGTTTCCTCCTGAAGGTGCGGCTGATTTATCACGGTATTACCGAAAACACAATGCATTTGCTTCTTTTCACACCATTCAGAAGGAAGAGCGTCGCTGGAAGAGGATCGTGAGTGATGTCGAGTTTTGGCAGGATGTGGCCAATGATTCACTGCCAGAGTACAGCTGGTTCACACCCGATATCTGGAACGATGGACATTACCTCTACAATACGCACATCGATACAAATCCGCGTACGCAATTAGTACCCCAATTGTCGGCCTGGTTGGAACATGTATTTCTGGGGCAGATTGCCTATGATAACATCCAGGGCGGGATGGCCACCGGATTGCAAAATATTGGCTTAAACCTCGATGTGGATCTATTGCTAACTGATCCTAAGAAAGCATGGAAACAGTCTAATGTGCCCCCGCGAACGTTATTGGTGGTCACTTTTGATGAAGCAGATTTTGATGCAGTAGGGTACGATACTTCTTATGATGGCCCAAATCAGATCTACACCGTATTGCTTGGAGACATGATCAAGCCGGGAACAGTTATTCCAACACCTTACAATCATTTCAATCTGATCCGTACGGTAGAAGAAAATTTCAATCTGGGCAGCCTAGAAAAGAATGATAAAGACGCCAATTGGTTCCGTTTTTTATGGGACGAAGAGTTTTCCTGGAGCAAGGTGGAGGAAACGTCATTCGCAGTAGGTCAATTCCTTGAAGTAGCTGCAGGAAAGAAGGAAGAACTGATGGTCTTTTCTGATAAAAACGGAGTATTGCAGCAAAGTAGCTTAGGTAAGAAAAAATGGGACAAGCCTTCAGAAGTTGGGATACCTGCCGGAAACGGCATAAGCCTGACTTGCTTGAATGGTATTTATTATCTGGTCACTTCAGATGAGCATCAGGCTTTGTCTTTGAGTATCAGTAAAGAAGGGTCAGGAAAGTGGTCCAAACCTGTAGGCCTGAAGATCAAAACACATGGAAGTTTCGCAGTGTCATCCTTTTTGGATTATGCATCGGCTCAACAAAAACTGATGCTTTGTTGGGTAGGAGGAGATGGCTTTATGCAGTCCATGCTGGGAGATGAAAAGGGATTTTCCGGTCAGATAATACCCGTGGGCCAATTGACGGATGGTACCATGACCCTGGGCCAGGTAGGAGGGTCGTTATTTCTGGTTTACAAGGAACGAAACACCCGAAAGATGCGCATGACTTCTTATAATGTGGCACCTTTCAATGCCTTTGATGCGGTGAATTTCCAGGGCGATCCGGCACCTGAAAATGATACTTCTCTTCATCAATGGGCAGTAGCAGACTATCCGGTTGGACACTTTGCCCGCAAGATGGCCGCCTTAAAGGATGAATACCAAAACCTGGGAAACATGACCATGGCTACCGCTTCTGGTGAAATGCATTTGGTTCATCGGGGAGGTTATCCGGATCTGTCTAATGCCTACACCGAGATTTTCGGCTTGACTGGTATCTATACAGCTTCTAATGAATTGACCAATGGCTATGGCACGCTCGACCAGGCCGGGTGGACTGATGAACGGGAGATGGAGAACGTATCGATCAATATTGACAGTCCGATCAGCATGACCTCAGATGGCAAAGTACTGACCCTGGTTTGGCAAGATGCCCAGTCAGGTAAGATCAAATACCGGCAGGGTAGCTATAAGGATTAA
- a CDS encoding molybdopterin-dependent oxidoreductase, which yields MNELSYKDNLTDMAKKSGTFTHYRTCNLCEAMCGVEIEVVDDEIKSIKGDKQDPFSKGYICPKATGLQDIYKDPDRLTKPVKKTVDGWEEISWKAAFDLVEEKIEALQEQHGVDALGVYQGNPNVHSLGAMLFGPNFIRSLKTRNRFSATSVDQLPHHYASQFMIGHMSMIPVPDINRTQFFLCMGANPVVSNGSLMSAGGMPQKMKDLRARGGKIVVVDPRRTETADKSDQHLFIKPGADVYLLAAMIHVLFEEGKVQSLSDIYEHEEGLQEMFQAYSPESTQKLTGIDPQAVKRLVADFCEAESAVCYGRMGLSTQEHGVLCQWMINLINILTGNFDKEGGAMFPSPAFDTVGMSGRGTYKKFNRWQSAVRNLPEFGGELPVAAMAEDILAGGIKGMLTVAGNPVLSTPNGNQLEKALESMEFMVSIDIYINETTKYADVILPPATGLENDHYDVVFHTLAIHNQAKYSEALFDPQPGAMKDWEILKALAKRFSKQSLSQKLQDPFMTPETMLDGGFKRSNNNLSVKKLKKEPHGVDLGPHKPVLQDRIYTDSGKVDLAPSLFVDQLKKLSLDQGEDGLVLIGRRLLRSNNSWMHNSLRLVKGRDMCTLLIHPEDAAQRAIENQQEVEVSSRVGKVRIKAEISEEVMQGVVSIPHGWGHNRKGTQWKIAEEHAGVSINDLTDDQFVDPISGNAAFSGVKVEVA from the coding sequence ATGAATGAATTATCTTACAAAGATAATTTGACTGATATGGCTAAGAAATCCGGGACATTTACACATTACAGAACTTGCAATCTCTGCGAAGCCATGTGCGGCGTAGAGATCGAGGTGGTAGATGATGAAATCAAATCCATCAAAGGAGATAAGCAAGACCCTTTTAGCAAAGGATACATCTGTCCTAAGGCCACAGGACTACAGGACATTTACAAAGATCCGGATCGCCTGACCAAACCAGTGAAAAAGACCGTCGATGGCTGGGAGGAAATTTCCTGGAAAGCAGCTTTCGATCTGGTCGAAGAAAAGATCGAAGCACTGCAGGAACAGCACGGTGTAGATGCGCTAGGTGTGTATCAGGGAAATCCAAATGTTCACAGCCTTGGCGCCATGCTATTTGGCCCCAATTTTATCAGGTCACTTAAGACCAGGAATCGATTTTCCGCTACTTCCGTGGATCAGTTGCCACATCATTATGCATCGCAATTCATGATTGGACATATGTCTATGATCCCGGTTCCCGATATCAATCGTACGCAGTTTTTCTTGTGCATGGGGGCTAATCCTGTGGTTTCCAATGGCAGTTTGATGTCGGCAGGAGGGATGCCTCAAAAGATGAAAGACTTACGTGCCCGGGGAGGAAAGATCGTGGTGGTGGATCCAAGAAGAACAGAAACAGCAGATAAATCTGATCAGCATTTATTCATCAAGCCAGGAGCAGATGTGTATCTGTTGGCGGCTATGATCCATGTGCTCTTTGAGGAAGGAAAGGTACAGTCCTTATCTGATATTTATGAACATGAAGAGGGGCTTCAGGAGATGTTTCAGGCCTATTCTCCTGAAAGTACTCAGAAACTTACCGGCATAGACCCACAAGCTGTGAAACGGTTAGTAGCTGATTTTTGTGAAGCTGAATCTGCAGTTTGTTATGGACGAATGGGGCTTTCAACGCAGGAGCATGGTGTGCTTTGTCAATGGATGATCAACCTGATCAATATTTTGACTGGCAATTTTGATAAAGAAGGTGGAGCCATGTTTCCTTCACCAGCGTTTGATACGGTCGGGATGTCCGGTAGAGGTACCTATAAGAAATTCAATCGCTGGCAAAGTGCAGTAAGAAACCTACCTGAGTTTGGTGGGGAATTACCTGTAGCCGCCATGGCGGAAGACATACTTGCCGGGGGCATCAAAGGCATGCTCACTGTTGCCGGGAATCCGGTTTTGTCTACTCCTAATGGCAATCAATTAGAGAAGGCACTGGAAAGTATGGAGTTCATGGTGTCTATTGATATTTACATCAATGAAACTACCAAATATGCCGATGTGATTTTACCACCTGCCACAGGTTTGGAAAATGATCATTATGACGTGGTGTTCCATACCTTGGCCATCCACAATCAAGCAAAATATTCCGAAGCATTATTTGACCCGCAGCCTGGAGCGATGAAAGATTGGGAGATCCTTAAAGCATTGGCCAAAAGATTCTCAAAACAATCACTCAGCCAGAAATTACAAGATCCATTCATGACGCCTGAGACCATGCTGGATGGAGGTTTTAAAAGAAGCAACAATAACCTTTCAGTGAAGAAACTGAAAAAAGAACCACATGGTGTTGATCTAGGCCCTCATAAGCCGGTGCTACAGGATAGGATATACACCGATTCCGGAAAAGTGGATTTGGCCCCATCCTTATTTGTAGATCAGTTGAAGAAATTGTCCCTTGATCAGGGTGAAGATGGGTTGGTATTGATCGGTCGTCGATTGCTTCGAAGTAACAACAGCTGGATGCACAACAGCTTGCGACTGGTAAAAGGGAGAGATATGTGTACCTTATTGATCCACCCCGAAGATGCAGCTCAACGTGCGATTGAAAATCAGCAGGAAGTAGAGGTTTCTTCTCGCGTAGGTAAAGTCCGGATCAAAGCAGAGATATCCGAAGAAGTCATGCAGGGTGTGGTGAGCATCCCACATGGATGGGGACACAACCGAAAAGGAACCCAATGGAAAATTGCGGAAGAACATGCCGGTGTGTCTATCAACGACCTGACCGATGATCAGTTTGTTGACCCTATTTCAGGCAATGCGGCTTTTTCAGGTGTGAAAGTAGAAGTAGCCTAA
- a CDS encoding response regulator transcription factor, producing the protein MISVLIVDDHALFVEGMKSMFKPTDGIEVTCTTQNGHEVPHILEDQEVDVILMDIDMPILDGIATMDMLKKKGYEIPVLMLTMHQSIKRIRGSLERGAQGYILKDASKPDLVEAIKKVSQRQNYFHPKINDQVFDYFRGKTAAKNTLQELSDREIEIIKCLSDGMNTKAISEALFISEHTVKTHRRNIMQKLRVKTSAELIRLAMERELI; encoded by the coding sequence ATGATCAGTGTACTTATCGTCGACGACCATGCGTTGTTTGTAGAAGGTATGAAATCTATGTTCAAACCAACAGATGGTATTGAAGTGACCTGCACAACACAAAATGGCCATGAAGTTCCGCACATTCTGGAAGATCAAGAGGTTGATGTGATCCTGATGGACATTGACATGCCAATCCTCGATGGCATTGCCACGATGGATATGCTGAAAAAGAAAGGTTATGAGATCCCCGTTCTGATGCTTACCATGCACCAGTCGATCAAAAGGATCCGTGGATCGTTGGAAAGAGGGGCTCAGGGCTACATCTTGAAAGATGCTTCCAAGCCAGATTTGGTAGAAGCCATCAAAAAGGTGAGTCAGCGGCAAAATTATTTTCATCCAAAGATCAACGATCAGGTTTTTGATTATTTCCGGGGGAAAACAGCGGCCAAAAATACCTTGCAGGAATTGTCGGATCGGGAAATCGAGATCATCAAGTGCCTCTCCGATGGGATGAATACCAAAGCGATCTCAGAAGCGCTTTTCATCAGTGAGCACACGGTAAAAACGCACCGCAGGAACATCATGCAAAAGCTTCGGGTAAAGACTTCCGCGGAGTTGATCCGATTGGCGATGGAAAGGGAGTTGATTTGA
- a CDS encoding tetratricopeptide repeat protein: MKLFLMGFYFLVHFQLFSQKQSTADSLMLIYHKENNDSLKIKLLLKLAFNEVTDLQLALEYAEALIHLGESLNDDQAMFEGWLQKGYKNWGLGYHEVALKAFIEAVDLAIKTKYARGEGAAYSAMASLYVTTKSYEYSFPYFKKAIEVLSKTDDTVALASTILNTGDAFLTIKEYDSALHYFRESGKIFNKLHHRSGQAFTLGNTGMAYANMGETELAERNINQAIDLLEGLGNFYPVCFYLLSMADIFWERGDISEALAYAQRSLDLAVQYELKQQISDANLKLFEFYESQGNSDQALQHYKDYIAYRDSVINLKNVQEIADQRTEFEVSQKQNEIDLQNQEITILEREKELQRTYVAIAFILLVLSGVVILYFRQRFYNTELMAKAERKEHEDEIHGLLKFQETKALQSMVKGKEEERQHLAKELHNHLGSLLATVKVNLNGLDQNHEENKLDTIIGLVDQATQDVRNMSHELHMGVSENFGLIPALQELVNHLQQSKQIRTKLSADLGAIHISSEDEIMIYRIVQELVSNVLKHAGATQLTISLTGFEEDNLISIMVEDNGQGFDPEKLQKSDKGIGLDSLEAMIHQLEGEIHMDSSSGRGTTINVDIPFAIPENQITS, encoded by the coding sequence ATGAAACTCTTTCTTATGGGGTTTTATTTTCTTGTTCATTTTCAGTTGTTCTCACAAAAGCAATCAACAGCTGATAGTTTAATGCTTATTTATCATAAGGAAAATAATGACTCCCTTAAGATCAAACTACTATTAAAATTGGCTTTCAATGAAGTTACAGACCTTCAATTGGCTTTAGAGTATGCCGAAGCCTTAATCCATTTAGGGGAATCCTTAAATGACGACCAAGCCATGTTCGAAGGTTGGCTTCAAAAAGGATATAAAAATTGGGGGCTGGGTTATCATGAAGTTGCTCTCAAGGCATTTATCGAGGCTGTTGATCTGGCGATAAAAACAAAGTATGCTCGAGGAGAAGGAGCTGCCTATAGCGCAATGGCGAGTTTATACGTTACCACTAAAAGTTATGAGTATTCATTTCCATATTTTAAAAAAGCAATTGAAGTATTGAGCAAAACGGATGATACTGTGGCACTGGCAAGCACCATATTAAATACCGGAGATGCTTTTTTAACAATTAAAGAATATGATTCAGCCCTACACTACTTTCGAGAATCCGGCAAAATATTTAACAAACTCCATCATCGTTCCGGGCAGGCATTTACATTAGGAAATACCGGTATGGCTTATGCCAACATGGGGGAAACGGAGCTGGCTGAAAGAAATATTAATCAAGCTATTGATCTATTAGAAGGTTTGGGAAATTTCTACCCAGTGTGCTTCTATCTGCTTTCGATGGCAGATATTTTTTGGGAACGTGGTGATATTTCTGAAGCCTTAGCCTATGCGCAAAGAAGTCTTGATCTGGCTGTTCAATATGAACTCAAGCAACAAATCTCAGATGCCAATCTCAAACTCTTTGAATTTTACGAAAGTCAAGGAAATTCAGATCAAGCCCTACAACATTATAAAGACTACATCGCTTATCGCGACAGTGTGATCAACCTGAAAAATGTGCAGGAAATAGCAGATCAGCGTACGGAGTTTGAAGTAAGTCAAAAGCAAAACGAAATCGATCTCCAAAACCAGGAAATTACTATTTTGGAACGGGAAAAAGAACTACAACGCACCTATGTAGCCATTGCTTTTATTTTATTGGTGTTATCTGGTGTTGTTATCTTGTATTTTCGGCAGCGCTTTTACAATACAGAACTCATGGCCAAGGCAGAGCGCAAGGAACATGAAGATGAAATCCATGGCCTCCTGAAATTTCAGGAAACTAAGGCGCTTCAGTCCATGGTGAAAGGCAAGGAAGAAGAACGCCAACACCTGGCCAAAGAATTACACAATCACCTGGGTAGCTTGCTGGCTACAGTTAAGGTTAATCTGAATGGATTAGACCAAAATCACGAAGAAAATAAACTGGACACGATCATTGGACTGGTAGATCAGGCTACACAAGATGTTCGTAACATGTCTCATGAGCTGCACATGGGCGTGTCTGAAAACTTTGGCTTGATCCCGGCGCTACAAGAGTTGGTCAATCACTTGCAGCAATCCAAGCAGATAAGAACCAAACTCTCCGCAGACCTGGGAGCGATTCACATTTCTTCAGAAGATGAGATAATGATCTATCGCATCGTCCAGGAGTTGGTAAGTAATGTGCTGAAACATGCGGGAGCGACGCAACTGACCATCTCCCTGACCGGCTTTGAGGAAGACAACCTGATCAGTATCATGGTAGAAGACAATGGTCAAGGATTCGATCCTGAGAAACTTCAAAAATCTGATAAAGGCATTGGGCTGGATAGCCTTGAAGCAATGATCCATCAACTGGAAGGTGAAATTCACATGGACAGTTCCTCAGGTCGGGGGACAACCATCAACGTGGACATCCCATTCGCCATCCCTGAAAATCAAATCACCTCATGA
- a CDS encoding ABC transporter permease, with product MKPTQQNPPEWPDRFLEWYCAEYYLEEVQGDLHEWFELENQRVGYRKASLRYWIMVFRYFSLFRLKPFQKLIQHPNYLSMKAIAKLTFRNLRRDKLSGLIRIGNFTLGITIFLLSLVYARYELSYDQFHEKADRIFRVGSSAEGNKWAATPMGMGPFVQDNGGEVLHMTRMAPIRNTTIKFEDKLFYEKNGFYADSSFFQMFSFELVRGDKQSVLTDPRSIVITERMAQKYFGDQDPMGKQLELSSDSDREGNIEPRIVSGVMRDLPEQSHLQFDYLCSIYSFNERFSRQWRNFWVYTYVELAPGATTENTKSIIKQELASIRDIPEDELSLYHILMVPIKQIHLYTNHEKEYADNGNVYYVYILFSIGLFVLIISCINFINLTVIKGLDRSKEVGLRKVVGANRSQLVVQFLGENSILLSISGIICLSALALLAPVFQEFSGLKLPLNVFTSPTILIALIGILITLQVISGLYPALVLSRFMPAETLKSGSQSRSMKKVGLTRQVLMIAQFCISVILVISSMVVYDQLAYIQSRDLGFEKDQVLLIRLERSITGQFNQFENELLQVAGIKSVSTSSSVPGYRIMLEGMSELGSSEEYSSRLLYADETFLETYDIKLLEGRHFDPTIELGNDEYMFNQTAAKRFFGDRNPINQEITISGDTGIVVGVIEDFNFQTLHAEVEPLTISNLPPAIFGYASIKYEAQATDKVLAAIERASLQVYPNLPPLEVEFLDQRFEQLYLAESKLMTIVWVFCIITILLTISGVFGVASYNAHQRAKEIAIRKVLGGSLLELLKQLSKGFAWLLLFALLIGLPGAYYLSNWWLEDFAYRITLSPGIFLLAGLSMLIIIALSSGMITLRTAHSDPAKVLKSE from the coding sequence TTGAAACCGACACAACAAAATCCTCCTGAGTGGCCTGACCGATTCCTGGAATGGTATTGTGCCGAATACTATCTGGAAGAGGTGCAAGGTGATCTGCACGAGTGGTTCGAATTGGAGAATCAGCGTGTGGGGTATCGAAAAGCAAGTCTTCGCTATTGGATCATGGTGTTCCGTTATTTCAGCCTATTCAGGCTAAAACCTTTTCAAAAACTCATACAACATCCGAATTATCTATCTATGAAAGCGATTGCTAAACTCACCTTCAGGAATCTTCGTCGGGACAAATTGTCCGGGCTGATCCGCATTGGGAACTTTACCCTGGGGATTACCATCTTCCTGCTATCTCTGGTCTACGCCAGGTACGAATTGAGCTATGATCAGTTTCATGAAAAAGCAGACCGCATATTTCGAGTAGGCTCATCCGCCGAAGGCAACAAGTGGGCTGCTACACCCATGGGAATGGGACCATTTGTGCAGGACAATGGTGGTGAAGTACTCCATATGACTAGAATGGCCCCAATAAGAAACACGACAATCAAATTCGAAGACAAGCTCTTTTATGAAAAGAACGGTTTTTATGCTGATAGTAGTTTCTTTCAAATGTTCTCATTTGAATTGGTACGAGGTGACAAGCAATCTGTATTAACAGATCCCAGGTCTATTGTGATTACCGAGCGCATGGCCCAAAAGTATTTTGGTGATCAGGATCCGATGGGTAAACAGCTCGAACTTTCTAGTGATTCGGACCGGGAAGGGAACATAGAACCACGGATCGTTTCTGGAGTCATGCGCGATCTGCCGGAGCAGTCTCATTTACAGTTCGATTATCTCTGTTCGATTTATTCCTTCAACGAAAGGTTTTCTCGACAATGGCGCAATTTTTGGGTGTATACATATGTGGAGTTAGCTCCCGGGGCAACAACAGAAAATACAAAATCGATCATCAAGCAGGAACTCGCCAGCATACGGGACATACCTGAGGATGAGCTAAGTCTTTATCATATATTGATGGTCCCAATTAAGCAGATCCATCTGTACACCAATCATGAAAAGGAGTATGCAGATAATGGTAATGTCTATTACGTGTACATTCTCTTCTCTATCGGTTTGTTTGTCCTGATCATTTCCTGTATCAATTTCATTAACCTGACCGTGATCAAAGGACTGGACCGGTCGAAAGAAGTAGGCTTGAGAAAAGTCGTTGGTGCTAACCGGTCTCAACTTGTTGTTCAGTTTCTTGGAGAAAACAGCATTTTACTATCGATTTCCGGAATCATATGTTTGTCTGCTTTGGCCTTATTGGCACCTGTTTTTCAGGAGTTTTCAGGCTTGAAGCTCCCGTTGAATGTATTTACTTCCCCTACAATTTTAATAGCACTAATTGGGATTTTGATCACCCTGCAAGTGATCAGTGGGTTGTACCCGGCGTTGGTGTTAAGTAGGTTCATGCCAGCTGAGACTTTGAAATCAGGAAGCCAATCCCGGTCCATGAAAAAGGTCGGATTGACCCGGCAGGTGCTGATGATTGCACAGTTCTGTATTTCAGTGATCCTGGTTATTAGTTCCATGGTGGTCTATGATCAATTGGCTTACATTCAATCCAGGGACCTTGGATTTGAAAAGGATCAGGTACTGTTGATCAGGCTGGAACGCTCTATTACAGGTCAGTTCAATCAATTCGAAAATGAATTGTTACAAGTCGCAGGGATCAAATCCGTGTCGACTTCCTCTTCTGTTCCTGGTTATCGGATCATGCTGGAGGGCATGTCTGAACTAGGCTCCAGTGAAGAATATAGCAGTCGGCTATTGTATGCAGATGAGACTTTCCTGGAAACGTATGACATCAAGTTGCTTGAAGGAAGGCATTTCGATCCAACCATCGAACTGGGAAATGATGAGTATATGTTCAACCAAACTGCAGCAAAGCGCTTTTTCGGAGATAGAAATCCAATCAATCAGGAAATTACTATCTCTGGAGATACAGGGATTGTTGTTGGGGTCATCGAGGATTTCAATTTTCAGACATTACATGCGGAAGTTGAACCGCTGACTATTTCGAATTTGCCCCCAGCCATCTTCGGATACGCCAGCATCAAATATGAAGCTCAGGCCACGGACAAGGTCCTGGCGGCTATTGAAAGGGCTTCACTTCAGGTCTACCCCAATCTGCCCCCTTTGGAAGTCGAGTTTTTAGATCAGCGATTTGAGCAGCTTTACCTGGCGGAAAGCAAGTTGATGACCATCGTTTGGGTGTTTTGCATTATCACGATTTTGTTGACCATCTCAGGGGTTTTTGGCGTGGCCAGCTACAATGCGCATCAGCGTGCGAAAGAAATTGCCATACGAAAAGTCCTGGGCGGCAGTCTGTTGGAATTGCTCAAACAATTGTCAAAAGGATTTGCCTGGCTATTGCTATTTGCGCTACTGATTGGACTACCTGGAGCGTATTACTTGTCCAACTGGTGGTTAGAAGATTTTGCTTATCGAATTACCTTAAGTCCTGGAATATTTCTACTAGCCGGCCTTTCCATGCTGATCATTATTGCATTGAGTTCCGGTATGATCACCTTGAGAACCGCACATTCGGACCCTGCCAAGGTGCTGAAGAGTGAATAA
- a CDS encoding PadR family transcriptional regulator, with translation MRGNHLGELEELVLLSTALLAGNAYTVTIVEEIARQTNRELTLSSVHTSLNRLEKKGFVNSYMGGALKERGGRRRRLYKITSIGYQTLNEAREVRNRMWSVMPELKFDFTS, from the coding sequence ATGAGAGGAAATCATTTAGGAGAATTAGAAGAACTGGTCCTGTTGTCTACCGCGCTTTTGGCTGGCAATGCATACACGGTGACGATCGTGGAGGAAATTGCACGGCAAACCAATAGGGAACTGACATTAAGTTCCGTTCACACTTCATTGAACCGCCTGGAAAAGAAGGGTTTTGTCAATTCCTACATGGGAGGGGCCTTGAAGGAACGCGGTGGCCGGAGAAGAAGACTTTATAAGATCACTTCTATTGGTTATCAGACATTGAATGAAGCCAGGGAAGTCCGGAATCGCATGTGGTCAGTGATGCCGGAATTGAAGTTTGATTTTACCAGTTGA
- a CDS encoding inclusion body family protein yields MNNIIDVQVTIDTDTLIKDVPNPSKNPESPSQIGHQYAFMVVTDGAAISGQGGADLSFAAQVGDTVRFHGSSASNNFENAVLLYGMPRFGGSQVFSEFISYTFTKSGVSPSNPAVLPAHVGSERFWFFQANVIQAGTENYQVRFAVYQRDDNGYPVLLGYYQWDPQIVVQG; encoded by the coding sequence ATGAATAATATAATCGATGTTCAGGTAACCATTGATACGGATACATTAATCAAAGACGTCCCTAACCCAAGCAAAAATCCAGAAAGTCCATCACAAATTGGCCATCAGTATGCATTTATGGTGGTAACAGATGGTGCAGCTATTTCAGGTCAGGGAGGTGCGGATTTAAGTTTTGCAGCTCAGGTAGGAGACACAGTGCGATTCCATGGGAGTTCCGCATCCAATAATTTTGAGAACGCGGTTTTACTTTATGGAATGCCCAGGTTTGGTGGTTCCCAGGTATTTAGTGAATTTATCAGTTATACTTTCACCAAATCAGGAGTTTCTCCTTCAAATCCAGCCGTTCTTCCTGCACATGTAGGATCGGAAAGGTTTTGGTTTTTTCAAGCCAATGTGATTCAGGCAGGTACTGAGAATTATCAGGTACGGTTTGCGGTGTACCAAAGAGATGATAATGGTTACCCGGTTTTATTAGGTTATTACCAATGGGATCCTCAGATTGTCGTACAAGGGTGA